A region of the Oncorhynchus gorbuscha isolate QuinsamMale2020 ecotype Even-year linkage group LG02, OgorEven_v1.0, whole genome shotgun sequence genome:
ATTGTACTTACTACTTTTTGTTgttgctactttgcaactacttagccacctagctaacattagccacaacaaataggaattcataacatatcatactagcTGTAATTCGTAACAAATGAAATGgttgatggacatccacaaattaatacatactgtACCAAATTAAATGTAacgtacactgagtatacaaaaacagtaggaacatcttcctaatattgagttacacccaccttttcactcggaacagcctcaatttgtcggggcatggaccctacaaggtgtcaagtgttccacagggatgctagccTATGTTGACGCCAATGTTTCCTataattgtgtcaagttggctggatgtcctttggatggtggaccattcttgatacacactgagggtgaaaaacccagcagcgttacaattcttgacacactcaaaccggtgcgcctggcacctactaccatatcttgttcaaaggcacttaattattttgtcttgcccattcaccctctgaacggcacacacACAACCTATGTCTCAAGTCTGTAAATGTCATTCTTTagccgtctcctccccttcatctacactgatagaagtggatttaacaggtgacatcaataaggcatcagctttcacctggattcacctggtcagtctgtcatggaaagagcagttgttcctaatgttttaaaTACTCAACGTTTACGAGATGGAGGGGGACAAACTTATATTTAATATGTTACGTCTATGCTTGAGTCCAGGTTACATCCTCCTGCTCCTCTGTGGTTGTTTACACCTCTGCAGAAGAGGCACCAAAGTGTCTGCTGTGAAACATCTGATTTTTTTAGCATTGGTGAGGGGTAGATCCAGGAAATGTAACTTTACATCTTGTGCATTAACTGCCTTTGAGATTGATCCATTAGCCCCTCAAGGGTCTGATATGCAGTAACTAATCACACTATCAGCAAGGGTATTGGTTTAACAAGTAATGGTCACTCTCTATGTGGCCTCAATGGAGAAAAAACAGCTCAACAAGCTCAACATTCTCATTGCTTTTAGCCGtgcccttatcctactcctcctcttttcctctggtgatgtagaggtgaatccaggccctgcagtgcctagatccactcctattccccaggcgctctcttttgatgacttctgtaaccgtaatagccttggtttcatgcatgttaacattagaaacctcctctctaagtttgttttattcactgctttagcacactctgccaacctggatgttctagctgtgtctgaatcctggcttaggaagaccaaggataggataaagtaatccttctcaccccccccccttaaaagatttagatgcactattgtaaagtggctgttccactggatgtcataaggtgaatgcaccaatttgtaagtcgctctggataagagcgtctgctaaatgacttaaatgtaatgtaatgtaaagacCACCAAATATTCTGAAATTTgtatccctaactacaacattttcagacaagatagaactgccaaagggggcagtgatagcctgcagagttctgtcctcctatccaggtctgtacccaaacaatttgatcttCTACTTTAAAacatccacctctctaaaaacaagtctctcactgttgccgcctgctatagaccaccctctgcccccagctgtgctctggacaccatatgtgaactgattgaaAAACTAACATGTCTgataaagaaaaactaacaggtctgtgagagccggaattcttactggttggtaggtgatcaaatacttatgtcatgcaataaaatgcaaatgaattacttaaaaatcatacaatgtgatttttctggatttttgttttagattcagtctctcacagttgaagtgtacctatgataaaaattacagacctctacatgctttgtaagtgggaaacactgccgattttgcaggttatcaaatacttgttctccccattgTGTGATATTGGCTGACAACTGTGGTTATATCAGACAGTATACCACTGGTATGactagggctgtatccaggcactcttcATTACGTCGTGCTAAGAACAGCCCttggctgtggtatattggccatagtACCACActccctcgggccttattgctaaATTATTTTCCAGGTCCCcggaccatccgctcaagaaaaaaatTGTCCTGTGAATCGAGTTCATTATCTCTGGTTTAGGAAGTCGGAATTGGTTTGCAGCACTAATCACACCTGGTGTTTTATAAAACGTATAACTCTTGGTCTCTTTAACTTCACAATGTGATAATTATTGTTGGTGTAATACATTGCGGGCTCAGGCACTTGACCTATCTTTAAATTAAATGTTTAACTTTGACTGGTTAATTTAGTCAATTTACCTACTGTTTTTTGAAAGTTCTATAATGAAAACGGGTGAATCTCCAACCGTCATCAATTATATCGACACAACACATTAttaggttcttatttttcagaATAAATAACTCCCAGACATtagagaagcttaaccaagtttaattcttcccaaagggtcTTTACAGCTGTAATTCAGACAACCAAACATTTCTCACCATCACAGGTGTGTACATACCACTTAagacactcctccttctctccaatccttacatctcATGGTTCCACAAGAAGAGGGTAGTAAAACCTTTATTACTCCCATCAGGGTATCTgacctcacctcctgacctcaacccctccttcgcctagtccacagatgtccatctgcCTCCACGATAGCGATCTTTTGATCTCTTCCCGTCCACCCAGCACATTCCACAGGCACTCTGTCTTTCTACAGATCTCACTCCAAATATTATATGCTTCTGATCTATCATTTATTTAATATCTCGAAAGTATTGGCGTGCTTgaaatactttgcaaatgcaaCTTATTTCTATTTGAAAACTGAAATggtttattctaaaatggagtaaatatttgttttactcaaatctacagacaataccccataatgataacgtgaaaacaggtttttagaaatgctagcaaatgtattaaaacaggaataccttatttacataagtattcagaccatttgctatgagacttgaaattgagctcaggtgcatcatgttgccattgatcatccttgattggagtccacctggggtaaattcaattcattggacatgatttggaaaggcccacacctgtctatataagatcccacagttgacagtgcatgtcagagcaaaaaccaagccaggaggttgaatggagctccgagacaggattgtgtcaaggcacagatttggggaagggtaccaaaacatttttacagcattaaagtccctaagaacacagtggcctccatcattcttaaatggaagaagtttggcgCCACCAAGActctagagctggctgcctggccaaactgagcaattgggggagaagggccttggtcagggaggtgaccgagaTCCCAAgaaccagagttcctctgtggaaatgggagaaccttccagaaggacaaccatctctgcagcactccaccaatcaggcctttatggtagagtggccactcctcagtaaaaggcatacgACAGCCCGCTTGTATgatgccaaaaggcatctaaagcaattttctctggtctgacgaaatcaagattgaactctttggcatgaatgccaagcatcacatctggaggaaacctggcaccatccctacggtgaagcatggtggtggcagcgtcatgctgtggggatatttttcagcggcagggactgggagactattcaggatcgagggaaagatgaacggagcaaagtactgcgagatccttgatgaaaacctgctccagagcactcaggttcaccttccaataggacatgacccgaagcacacagccaaggcaacgcaggagtggcttcgggacaagtctctgaatgtccttgagtggcccagccagagcccagactagaacatctctggagtgacatgaaaatagctgtgcagcaacgctccccatccaacctgacagagcttgagaggatctgcagagaagaatgggagaaactccccaaatacaggtgtgccaagcgtcatacacaagaaaactcgaggctgtaatcgctgctaaataTGCTAAAACAAAtgactgagtgaagggtctgaatacttattttgtttcttttttttgctttgtctttatggggtgttgtgtgtagattgatgaagataaaaacatatattttataaATTTTTGAATATGGTTGTAAggtaacaacattttgaaaaagtcaggtctgaatgctttcccgaatgtactgtatttttttattctgatttttcagggggtgctgcagcccTACTTGTTAGCTATGTTTGTCCCCCCTGCGTGATGTGCGCGCAATGGGAGACTGGCTGTTAGTTGATTGATGTTGATGCTGCTGTACAGTGCTTCAGAGGTATGTGAATTCATTcgttttttaaattgaacctttatttaactaggcaagtcatggGTGTTTGTTTGGTAGTGGAAAGTCCTTTGTGAGGATTTGACTGGCAACATGGGTTATTTGCCTTTTCGATCACTGTAAACTCGTTTAGATAATCTCCGAATTTTACTGAACAGAGTCCTTCTCAGCAAAATGTAGATCCAAGGGTCAAGGATGGCGTTGACGGCGGCAATCCGTACAGCCTTCAAATCTGCATGGGAATCGTCTTCCCGTGATATCTGGTTAGCAAATACGCGTACCTACAACAGCATAACAAGAGATATGCCAATTAGACCCACTGCTTTCCTCGTAGACAAACTAAATTAACATATAAAATATTAAGACGTTCCTTACCACCAGCGGCGCTGAGCAACCTAAAACAACCATCGAGGTCACCACGAGCACCGTCATCATTTGGGCTTCCACTCCGGAGCAAAGCGCTGTCCAATGCGCCCGTGTGCTCCCTCTAGTAACTGGACGTTGGATTTTCCTGCGACGCATTATCAATAGAGTGCCACAAACTGCAAAGTTGAGGACTATCGTCATCAATATGAGTAGAAAACTCACACTTGCATATAAAAACGAATAGGCTGCAGACCACGGCTCATGAGCCATCCAGTTGATGAAGCACCAAGTTTTGGAGGGCTGGCTCATGCTTTCAGTCATACCCATCACTGGAAGACAACAAAATACAATGTTGCTGAGATAAATGCAAAACAAGCACTTGCGCGCAAAATGTGGGCCAATTCCCCATCTTTGGTATGTGTAAGGGCAGCATATTGCGAGGTAGCGCTCAGCAGACATTGCGCATATAATACTTAGTCCTGCCACTCCGAAGAACAGCAACAAAAATGAGTGGAATTCACAAAGATGGCGGTCGTGGAGTACATTTTTATCGATGTAAGTCGCTATAGTGATTGGGCTGGCCAGACAAGTCCCAAGAAGATCGGTGATAGCCAAACCGCAAACTAAGGCGAAGAACGCGGATGACTTGCGCCCTTGCTTAGATCCAGATAGAGCGGCTATTGCTATTATATTTCCAATGACACCAACTGCAAACATAAATGCAGGTAAAGCCATGGCTGCAGCTGACTTGTAAGGCACAGTGTGTGTCGTGAAATTACTTGTATCGTTCATGTTTTCCGTTCCAAAAGAAAGCTATCCAATGGGCGTTATTTGTTCCTTTCTTTTAGATAGATGCCACTTACTTCTTGAGTCCATTACTATCCAAGCAGGATATTGACAAATGTGTTTTCTCTTGTAGAATCCCTATTTCATGATGGCTGTTGTTCAATAGCCTACATTGACATCAACCTTTTGAAATATCCCGTGGATGGAAAAACTTGGAAATGCGCTCTTGACGCCCAGCAATCTGGTCCTAATAGATATATCAAAGCCAGTGGGGCGCAGAGCCAGGCGGCCCTATACGCAAGTTGCGTAGGGCCCCGCAAATTACGTAAGGGCCCCGCATACTCCTCGTGTCAAAGCGGGTGTTAATGTTTACAACTTCGATGAGAGGATCATTTTGTACAAttttacttaacctttatttaactaggcaagtcagttaagaacaaattcctatttacaatgagcgcctaccaaaaggcctcctgtggggatgggcctgggataaaataaataaacaatataaatacagagcaaaacacacatcacaacaagagagacatcactacataaagagagacctaagacaacaacataacaaggcagtaacccaacatgacaacatggtagcaacacaacacatggtgcaaacattattgggcacagacaaagGCCAAGAAGGTAgaaacaacaatacatcacataaagcagccacaactgtcagtaagagtgcccatgattgagtctttgaatgaatgattgagataaaactgtccagtttgagtgtttgttgcagcccgttccagtcgctagctgcagcgaactgaaatgAGGAGCGACTCagtgatgtgtgtgctttggggccCTTAAACAGAacgtgactggcagaatgggtgttgtatgtggaggatgaaggctgcattagatatctcagatagggaggAGTGAGGcctgaggcctaagagggttttagaaataagcatcaaccagtgggtcttgcgatgggtatacaAATATAACCTGTTTACaaaggagtatagagtgcagcgacgtgtcctataaggagcattggtggcaaatctgttggccaaatggtaaagaacatctagccgctcgagagcacccttacctgccaatctataaattatgtctccgtaatctagcatgggtaggatggtcatctgaattggggttagtttggcagctggggtgaaagaggagtgattacgataaatctagacttggtttgcTCTAACTTTAgactgcagctttgatatgtgctgagagaaaaTCAGTGTTcagtctagccatactcccaagtacttgtaagTACTTGTATGAGTTGACTACCTCaaactctaaaccctcagaggtagtaataacacctgtgggatGAGGGGCAtttttcttaccaaaccacatgacctttgttttggaggtgtccTGAATAAGGTTAAGGGTCAGGGGggcagctgagtataagactatcatcAGCATATATCTGGATTAGAGAgtttcctactgcctgagctatgttgttgatgtaaattcaGAAGAGAGTGGGGCCTAGGACAGAGCATAGCAAACCagcccaaagacccctcagagaccaatcaaataaaattgtattggtcacacacatgAATAGCAGAGGTTAATGCAagtgtagggaaatgcttgtgcttttagttctgtcaatgcagtaatatctaacaagtaatcaaacaaattcacaacaactacctgatacacacacatgtaaagggatgaataagaatatgtacttataaatatatggatgagtgatggccgtgcggcataggaaagatgcagtagatggtatagaatacagtatatacatatgagatgagtaatgtaggatatgtaaacatgattaaagtgccgttatttaaagtgactagtgatcactTTGTCAAGTCCatttatttaagtggccagagatttgagtctgtattttGGCAGCAACCTcgctatgttagtgatggctgtttaacagttagATGGCCTtgagagaagctgtttttcagtctctcggtcccagcgttgatgcacctgtactgacctcgccttctggatgatagcggggtgaacaggcagtggctcgggtggttgttgtccttgatgatctttatggcctttctgtgacatcgggtgctgtagctgtcctggagggcaggtagttttccccctgtgatgtgttgtgcagaccgcactaccctctggagagccttgcgtgttgagggcagtgcagttcccgtaccaggcggtgatacagcccgacaggatgctcccTATTGTGCATCTggaaaagtttgagtgttttaggtgacaagccaaatttcttcagcctcctgatgcGCAGTCATGGGTGCGGCCtgtcaaagtccaggacccagttgcacagggcgggatcgAAACCCAGGGTCTCAaacttaatgacgagtttggaaggTACAAtgatgttaaatgctgagctatagttaatgaacagcattcttacaaaggtattcctcttgtccagatgggatagggcagtagTGATGGAGATTGCATCGTCAGTGGACCTATtagggtggtaagcaaattggagtttGTCTCGgctatcaggtagggtggaggtgatatgatccttaactagtctctcaaagcactccaTGATGACAGGAGTGAGTGCAactgggcggtagtcatttagttcagttaccttcactttcttgggagCGGGCTGTGTAAGTGGCACTGTAttttcctcaaagcgagcaaagaagttgtttaatttgtctgggagcaagacgtccaCGACggagctggttttctttttgtaatctgtgattgactgtagaccctgccacatacgtctcgtgtttgagccattgaattgcgactactttgtctctatactgatgctttgcttgtttgattgccttgcggaggaaaTAGCTGCACTCTTTGCATTCGGCCATGTTTCCAGTCCCCTTGCCGCGATTAAAAgcggtggttcgtgctttcaatTTTGCGCAAAGGCTGCCATTAACCCACGGTTTCTGTTTAGGAAAtgttttaatagtcaccgtgggtatgacatctccgatgcacttgctaataaactcactcaccgagtcagcgtatacatcaatgttattgtctgaggctatccagaatatatcccagtccacgtgattgaagcaatcttgaagcgtggaatctgaATGGTCAGACCAGAGTAGACCTGAGtacgggcgtttcctgttttagtttctgtctataggctgggaacaacaaaatggagtcgtggtcagatttgctgaaggcggggcgggggagggctttgtatgcatcgcggaagttagagtatcAATAATCTGGTCTGCATTTGACTAAGAGGAGTTATAGGTCAGGTGAATAAAATgacttgagtacctgtatgttgttgtgattacaccatgagtcctcaatcataaggcatactcccccaccctccttcttaccagagagatgtttgtttctgtcagccCGATGCATGAGGAAActgggtggctgtaccgactctgataacatatcccgagtgagccatgtttccgtgaaaaaGAGAATGTCTTTCTGGAAGGCATCTTGTGCCCTAATTTTGTCCAGCTTGTTAGCTAGAGATTGGAGattggcgagtaatatgctcAGAAGCGGTGGATAGTGTGCTCGCCTTCTGAGTCTGACCAGTAGGCCGCTCCTTCTGCCACTCATGCGGCAACCGccttgttttgggtcggcctctgggataagatcccatttccagggtggaggtccgaacaaaggatccgcttcggaAAGACATATTCCTGGTCGTTCTTCCTGGCTGTATGCAATGGCCTGGCTGTATGCAAAACACttgagattttctgggctaacgatgtaagaaataatacataaaaaaaggAATACCTGCATAGTTTTCTAAGGACCTGAATCAAGGCGACCATCCCTGTTGGCGCCATCTTGCatccaatactccttagccaggccacaagaatggaatggtctgccgtatcaaaagctttggccaagtcaatacaTATAACTttacaacattgcttagaatcaagggcaatggtgacatcattgaggacctttaaggttgcagtgacacaccCATGACCTGggaggaaaccagattgcatacccgagagaatcctatagacatcaagaaagccagtctgttgattattgac
Encoded here:
- the LOC123998221 gene encoding prostaglandin E2 receptor EP4 subtype-like, whose protein sequence is MNDTSNFTTHTVPYKSAAAMALPAFMFAVGVIGNIIAIAALSGSKQGRKSSAFFALVCGLAITDLLGTCLASPITIATYIDKNVLHDRHLCEFHSFLLLFFGVAGLSIICAMSAERYLAICCPYTYQRWGIGPHFARKCLFCIYLSNIVFCCLPVMGMTESMSQPSKTWCFINWMAHEPWSAAYSFLYASVSFLLILMTIVLNFAVCGTLLIMRRRKIQRPVTRGSTRAHWTALCSGVEAQMMTVLVVTSMVVLGCSAPLVVRVFANQISREDDSHADLKAVRIAAVNAILDPWIYILLRRTLFSKIRRLSKRVYSDRKGK